In Psychrobacter sp. P11G3, a single genomic region encodes these proteins:
- a CDS encoding HAD family hydrolase produces the protein MQANQVQTKQKQLALFDLDHTLLDVDSDYLWGEYIVKHDLVDEAQYRTANQKFYNDYIEGTLNATEYNEFVAQFLSSLPLDRLDELREDYIKSEIEPHIRPKAMEALCQHIEQGHDVVIISATNDFVVSAIAKRFGIEAANVLATPLEIKDNRYTGKLIDRPNFQAGKIYHLDKWLNKQQASGITFEKTYAYSDSKNDIPLLEWADVAVCVSPDDALHAHALAHRWAVEDWSI, from the coding sequence ATGCAGGCAAATCAAGTACAAACAAAACAAAAACAACTGGCATTATTCGATTTAGATCATACATTACTTGATGTCGATAGCGATTATCTCTGGGGCGAGTATATCGTAAAGCATGACCTTGTCGATGAGGCGCAGTACCGCACTGCCAACCAGAAATTTTATAATGATTATATTGAAGGCACACTAAACGCGACAGAGTACAATGAATTCGTTGCGCAGTTTTTGAGTAGTCTGCCGCTTGATAGACTTGATGAGCTAAGAGAAGACTATATCAAAAGCGAAATCGAGCCACATATTCGCCCAAAAGCGATGGAAGCGTTGTGCCAGCACATTGAGCAAGGGCACGATGTAGTGATTATTTCTGCGACCAATGATTTTGTAGTATCCGCCATTGCCAAGCGATTTGGTATTGAAGCTGCCAATGTATTGGCGACGCCGCTAGAGATCAAAGACAATCGCTATACAGGTAAGCTAATTGACAGACCAAACTTCCAAGCGGGTAAAATATACCATTTGGATAAATGGCTGAATAAACAGCAAGCCTCTGGCATCACCTTTGAAAAAACATACGCGTATTCAGATTCCAAAAATGATATTCCGTTACTTGAATGGGCTGATGTGGCCGTTTGTGTGTCACCTGATGACGCGTTACATGCGCATGCTTTGGCACATCGCTGGGCAGTAGAAGATTGGTCAATATAG
- a CDS encoding gamma carbonic anhydrase family protein, which translates to MIYQYLDKTPEFAAPFNGWVADSAQVMGDVYLGHQANIWFGAVIRGDNDRIHIGDYSNVQENSVIHTDAGIKVTIGNYVTIGHLAMLHGCEVGDNSLIGIGAVVLNNVKIGKNCLIGAKALITEGQVIPDNSLVMGAPAKVVKTLTDEQAAMLKMSALHYAERCQKFKTGLTEIAMPD; encoded by the coding sequence ATGATTTATCAGTATTTAGACAAAACCCCTGAGTTTGCTGCACCGTTCAACGGTTGGGTAGCAGACTCAGCACAAGTGATGGGTGATGTATATTTAGGCCATCAAGCCAATATTTGGTTCGGTGCAGTGATACGCGGTGACAACGATCGTATCCATATCGGTGACTATAGTAATGTGCAAGAAAACAGTGTGATTCATACTGATGCAGGTATCAAAGTTACTATTGGTAATTACGTGACTATCGGTCATCTGGCTATGTTACATGGCTGTGAAGTCGGTGATAATAGCTTGATTGGCATTGGCGCTGTGGTACTTAACAATGTCAAAATCGGTAAAAACTGTCTGATAGGGGCAAAAGCCTTGATTACTGAAGGTCAGGTTATTCCTGATAACTCGCTAGTGATGGGCGCGCCTGCAAAAGTGGTCAAGACGCTGACCGATGAGCAAGCAGCCATGCTAAAAATGTCAGCGCTACATTATGCTGAGCGTTGCCAGAAATTTAAAACAGGCTTGACAGAAATAGCGATGCCTGACTAA
- the carA gene encoding glutamine-hydrolyzing carbamoyl-phosphate synthase small subunit yields the protein MNSSVETQAILALADGTIFRGVSIGSLGHRVGEVVFNTAMTGYQEILTDPSYARQLVTLTYPHIGNTGTNSEDTESGNGHKVWADGLIIRDATMATSNFRNSESLSDYLQRNETVAIAEIDTRQLTRLLRDKGAQNGCIMTASNGETISSDDEQKAIELAKGFAGLKGMDLAKECCTTENFEWTAGTWDLSDTLLNRDIPGSHDSGTGGFFKQLGTHIDSKYNVVAYDFGSKTNILRMLVDRGCHVTVVPAQTPIADVLAMNPDGIFLSNGPGDPAACDYAIDAVRHIIGQTDVPTFGICLGHQLIGLASGANTIKMKTGHHGANHPVQDLATGTVMITSQNHGFAVDEDTLPDNVKSTHRSLFDGTNQGIELTDKPVFSFQGHPEASPGPHDCAPLFDKFADMMAGAKTASV from the coding sequence TTGAATTCATCGGTAGAAACACAAGCAATTTTGGCACTAGCAGACGGTACAATTTTTCGCGGTGTCAGTATCGGCAGCCTAGGTCATCGTGTTGGTGAAGTGGTATTTAATACCGCCATGACAGGGTATCAAGAAATTCTAACCGATCCAAGTTATGCGCGACAGCTGGTCACCCTAACTTATCCGCATATCGGTAATACAGGCACCAATAGCGAGGACACAGAATCTGGCAATGGTCACAAAGTATGGGCAGACGGTCTTATCATCCGTGATGCCACCATGGCAACCTCTAACTTCCGTAACTCAGAGTCACTTAGCGACTATTTACAGCGTAATGAGACAGTGGCTATCGCTGAAATTGATACGCGTCAGCTAACACGTCTATTACGTGATAAAGGTGCACAGAACGGCTGTATCATGACTGCCTCAAACGGCGAGACGATCAGTAGCGACGATGAGCAAAAAGCGATTGAGTTAGCAAAAGGCTTTGCAGGTCTAAAGGGTATGGACTTGGCAAAAGAATGCTGCACTACAGAGAACTTTGAGTGGACAGCGGGTACCTGGGATTTATCAGACACCCTACTCAACCGCGATATCCCTGGTAGTCATGATAGTGGTACTGGCGGCTTCTTTAAGCAACTCGGCACTCACATCGATTCTAAATACAACGTCGTCGCTTATGACTTCGGTAGCAAAACCAACATCCTACGCATGCTCGTTGACCGCGGTTGTCACGTAACGGTTGTACCAGCACAGACCCCTATCGCAGATGTGCTAGCAATGAACCCAGATGGCATCTTCTTATCAAACGGCCCTGGCGACCCTGCAGCTTGTGATTATGCTATCGATGCGGTACGCCACATCATTGGGCAAACTGACGTACCAACGTTTGGCATCTGCTTAGGCCATCAGCTGATTGGTTTGGCTAGCGGTGCAAATACCATCAAAATGAAAACGGGCCATCATGGTGCCAACCATCCAGTACAAGATTTGGCGACTGGTACGGTGATGATTACCAGTCAGAACCATGGCTTTGCGGTTGATGAAGACACGCTACCTGACAACGTTAAATCTACCCATCGTTCATTATTCGATGGTACCAACCAAGGTATCGAGTTGACCGATAAGCCTGTATTTAGCTTCCAAGGTCACCCAGAAGCCAGCCCAGGTCCACATGACTGCGCGCCATTGTTTGATAAGTTTGCGGATATGATGGCAGGTGCCAAAACAGCGTCAGTATAA
- the carB gene encoding carbamoyl-phosphate synthase large subunit, which yields MPKRTDIKSILIIGAGPIVIGQACEFDYSGAQACKALKEEGYRVILVNSNPATIMTDPVMADATYIEPITWQTVEQIIAKERPDAILPTMGGQTALNCALELDKHGVLTKYNCELIGATKDSIEMAEDRNLFDKAMKRIGLECPRAETAETMEEAFATQEKMGYPCIIRPSFTMGGSGGGIAYNRDEFIEICERGFDLSPNHQLLIDESLIGWKEYEMEVVRDKNDNCIIICAIENFDPMGVHTGDSITVAPAQTLTDKEYQIMRNASLAVLREIGVETGGSNVQFGINPDTGRMVVIEMNPRVSRSSALASKATGFPIAKIAAKLAIGYTLDELQNDITGGKTPASFEPALDYVVTKIPRFNFEKFPQADNILSTQMKSVGEVMAIGRNFQESMQKALRGMETGADGFDEQIDLSKVSAEKARSEIINRLTIPTPERIYYVADAFRVGMSVDEVFNFTKIDPWFLVQIEDIVKTEATVKSLGFGGLNEKNLRSFKRKGLSDLRLAKLLGISQKQLRKKRWDLNVYPVYKRVDTCAAEFATSTAYMYSTYDSECEANPTDKKKIMVIGGGPNRIGQGIEFDYCCVHAALAMREDGFETIMVNCNPETVSTDYDTSDRLYFEPITLEDVLEIVRIENPDGVIVQFGGQTPLKLARALESAGVKIIGTSPDAIDRAEDRERFQHMIQQLNLVQPSNALATSLEDGLVKAKDVGYPLVVRPSYVLGGRAMEIVYNEDELRHYLRTAVQASNEAPVLLDRFLDDAIEVDVDCVCDGTDVVIGGIMQHIEQAGVHSGDSACSLPPYSLSKELCDVMRAQTVAMAKELGVIGLMNVQFAVKGETVYILEVNPRAARTVPFVSKCIGTSLAQVAARCMAGTSLKDQGFTTEIVPAFYAVKEAVFPFAKFPGVDPILSPEMKSTGEVMGVGKTFGEAFYKAIIGSNERLPGLPTEGETKTVFISVRDSDKAQIAPIARQLADFGFKIVSTTGTQKVLSDAGIESQQINKVTEGRPHIVDALKNGKIDLIINTTEGKQAQEDSFSIRRSALQGKVFYVTTLGAADAVCKSYAIDLPFDVYKLQDLHEQAKSIDVAE from the coding sequence ATGCCAAAACGTACCGACATAAAAAGTATTCTTATCATTGGCGCAGGCCCCATCGTCATCGGTCAAGCGTGTGAGTTTGATTATTCAGGCGCACAAGCCTGTAAAGCGTTAAAAGAAGAAGGCTACCGTGTCATCTTGGTCAACTCAAACCCTGCGACCATCATGACCGATCCTGTCATGGCTGACGCGACCTATATCGAGCCGATTACTTGGCAAACGGTTGAACAAATCATTGCCAAAGAACGTCCAGATGCAATCTTGCCAACGATGGGCGGACAAACGGCTCTAAACTGTGCGCTAGAGCTGGACAAGCATGGCGTATTGACAAAGTATAACTGCGAATTGATTGGCGCGACCAAAGACTCAATCGAGATGGCAGAAGACCGCAACTTGTTTGATAAAGCCATGAAGCGTATTGGCCTTGAGTGCCCTCGCGCTGAAACGGCTGAAACCATGGAAGAAGCCTTTGCGACTCAAGAAAAAATGGGCTATCCATGTATCATTCGTCCATCATTCACGATGGGTGGCTCAGGTGGCGGTATCGCTTATAACCGCGATGAGTTCATTGAAATCTGTGAGCGCGGTTTTGACTTGTCTCCAAACCATCAATTATTGATCGATGAGTCATTGATTGGTTGGAAAGAATACGAGATGGAAGTGGTTCGTGACAAAAACGACAACTGCATCATCATCTGTGCCATCGAAAATTTTGATCCAATGGGTGTGCATACAGGCGACTCAATCACCGTCGCGCCAGCACAGACCTTGACGGACAAAGAATACCAAATCATGCGTAATGCGTCATTAGCAGTACTGCGTGAAATCGGTGTAGAAACGGGCGGCTCAAATGTACAGTTCGGTATCAACCCTGATACTGGTCGTATGGTCGTCATCGAGATGAACCCACGTGTATCACGTTCGTCTGCCCTCGCCTCAAAAGCAACTGGCTTCCCGATTGCCAAAATCGCAGCGAAACTGGCCATTGGTTATACGCTAGACGAATTGCAAAACGACATCACTGGTGGCAAAACGCCAGCCAGCTTTGAGCCTGCGCTTGATTATGTCGTGACTAAGATACCTCGTTTCAACTTCGAAAAATTCCCACAAGCAGACAACATCCTATCGACTCAGATGAAATCTGTCGGTGAAGTGATGGCAATTGGTCGTAACTTCCAAGAGTCTATGCAAAAAGCCTTACGCGGTATGGAAACAGGTGCGGATGGCTTTGACGAGCAAATTGACTTATCAAAAGTAAGCGCCGAAAAAGCGCGTAGCGAAATCATTAACCGCCTAACCATTCCAACACCTGAGCGTATCTACTACGTTGCTGATGCATTCCGCGTCGGTATGAGTGTCGATGAAGTGTTTAACTTTACCAAGATTGACCCATGGTTCTTGGTACAGATCGAAGACATCGTTAAAACAGAAGCTACCGTAAAATCACTTGGCTTTGGTGGATTGAACGAGAAAAATCTACGTAGCTTTAAACGTAAAGGTTTGTCAGATTTGCGTTTGGCTAAACTGCTTGGTATTTCACAAAAGCAACTTCGCAAAAAGCGTTGGGATCTAAACGTCTATCCAGTCTATAAGCGTGTTGATACTTGTGCGGCAGAGTTTGCTACCAGCACCGCTTATATGTACTCAACCTACGATAGCGAATGTGAAGCCAACCCAACTGACAAGAAAAAAATCATGGTCATCGGTGGCGGTCCAAACCGTATCGGCCAAGGTATTGAATTTGATTACTGCTGTGTACACGCAGCGCTTGCCATGCGTGAAGATGGTTTTGAAACCATCATGGTCAACTGTAACCCTGAAACGGTTTCAACCGATTATGACACGTCTGACCGCTTGTACTTTGAGCCAATTACGTTAGAAGACGTGCTAGAAATCGTCCGTATCGAAAACCCAGATGGCGTGATTGTCCAGTTCGGTGGCCAAACACCATTGAAACTAGCGCGCGCGTTAGAATCAGCGGGTGTAAAAATCATCGGTACGAGTCCTGATGCGATCGACCGCGCGGAAGACCGTGAGCGTTTCCAGCACATGATCCAACAGCTTAACCTAGTACAGCCATCAAACGCCTTAGCAACGAGCTTAGAAGATGGTTTGGTTAAAGCAAAAGACGTCGGTTATCCATTGGTTGTACGCCCGTCGTATGTGTTAGGTGGCCGCGCGATGGAAATCGTCTATAACGAAGACGAGCTAAGACATTACCTACGTACCGCAGTTCAGGCTTCAAACGAAGCACCTGTGCTACTCGATCGTTTCTTAGACGATGCTATCGAAGTCGATGTTGACTGTGTATGCGATGGTACTGATGTCGTTATCGGCGGTATCATGCAGCATATCGAACAGGCAGGTGTTCACTCAGGTGACTCAGCATGCTCATTACCACCATACTCACTGTCTAAAGAGTTATGTGACGTGATGCGCGCACAGACAGTTGCTATGGCAAAAGAGCTAGGCGTTATCGGTCTAATGAACGTACAGTTCGCGGTAAAAGGCGAAACGGTATATATCCTAGAAGTGAACCCACGTGCTGCACGTACAGTACCGTTCGTCTCTAAGTGTATCGGTACTTCGTTAGCACAGGTTGCTGCTCGCTGTATGGCTGGTACTTCGCTTAAAGACCAAGGCTTTACTACTGAGATTGTCCCAGCATTCTATGCGGTCAAAGAAGCGGTATTCCCATTTGCTAAGTTCCCAGGTGTTGACCCAATCTTGAGCCCTGAGATGAAATCAACGGGCGAAGTTATGGGCGTGGGCAAAACCTTTGGCGAAGCATTCTACAAGGCCATTATCGGTAGTAATGAGCGTCTGCCAGGTCTACCGACTGAAGGCGAGACAAAAACGGTCTTTATCTCGGTTCGTGACAGCGACAAAGCCCAAATCGCTCCGATTGCTCGTCAACTTGCAGACTTTGGCTTTAAGATTGTCTCGACCACTGGCACGCAAAAAGTACTGAGCGACGCTGGTATCGAAAGTCAACAAATCAACAAGGTTACTGAGGGTCGTCCGCATATCGTTGATGCCTTGAAAAATGGCAAAATCGACCTTATCATCAATACGACTGAAGGTAAGCAAGCACAAGAGGATTCGTTCTCTATTCGCCGCAGTGCGCTACAAGGAAAAGTATTCTACGTCACCACGTTAGGTGCCGCTGATGCCGTCTGCAAATCTTACGCGATTGACTTACCGTTTGATGTCTATAAGTTACAAGATTTGCATGAGCAAGCAAAGTCTATTGACGTGGCTGAATAA
- the greA gene encoding transcription elongation factor GreA, whose translation MQRYPMTPQGHAALEAELKQLKSVDRPRITASIAEAREHGDLKENAEYHAAREQQGFCEARIRDIEAKLGGAQVIDPSTLPKEGRIVFGVSVVIENMDTEEEKQYKIVGDDEADFKAGKISVNSPIARGLIGKFEGDEVRIETPKGVVEYEVMKVIYD comes from the coding sequence ATGCAACGTTACCCAATGACTCCGCAAGGACACGCGGCTTTAGAAGCCGAATTAAAACAGCTAAAAAGTGTCGACCGTCCACGTATCACAGCATCGATTGCTGAAGCACGCGAACACGGCGATTTGAAAGAAAATGCTGAATACCATGCTGCCCGCGAGCAACAAGGTTTTTGTGAAGCACGTATTCGTGATATCGAAGCCAAACTTGGTGGCGCTCAAGTCATCGATCCTTCGACACTGCCAAAAGAAGGCCGTATCGTATTTGGCGTCAGCGTCGTGATTGAAAACATGGACACCGAAGAAGAAAAACAATACAAAATCGTTGGCGATGATGAAGCTGATTTCAAGGCTGGCAAAATCTCAGTCAACTCACCAATTGCTCGTGGTTTGATTGGTAAGTTCGAAGGCGACGAAGTCCGCATCGAAACGCCAAAGGGCGTGGTTGAATATGAAGTCATGAAAGTTATATACGACTAA
- a CDS encoding putative DNA modification/repair radical SAM protein yields the protein MANINYERLQGKLNILADAAKYDVSCSSSAGTRKNQGGGLGDASATGICHSYTEDGRCVSLLKILLTNHCIYDCAYCTSRKSNDTPRAAFSVEEVVDLTMQFYRRNYIEGLFLSSGIFKSGDYTMERLVEVAKLLRTRERFNGYIHLKTIPGASKELLLEAGLYADRLSVNIEIPTKSGLALLAPEKSHDQLKAPMETVKEEIITIRESRKTHKKAPKFTPAGQTSQMIVGASNETDLQVIQLSSHFYKTYDLKRVYYSGYVPMLSDNRLPAIGTPVPMVRENRLYQADWLMRFYGFGAHEIVEPESPFLDLDCDPKLAWAIRHREHFPVNIQTATYEMIVRIPGIGTKTAKKIVKARKFNQLTLYHLKKMGAAVNRAKYFIATTGKNEHLAHLTRDNFRQYVLAQTQTKFNDQRTGQLALF from the coding sequence ATGGCAAACATCAATTATGAAAGATTACAGGGAAAACTCAATATTTTGGCTGATGCTGCCAAGTATGATGTTTCCTGCTCATCCTCCGCTGGTACGCGTAAAAACCAAGGCGGTGGTCTAGGCGATGCCTCAGCAACGGGTATCTGTCACAGCTATACCGAAGATGGTCGCTGCGTCAGCCTATTAAAGATTCTTTTGACCAATCACTGCATTTACGACTGTGCTTATTGCACCTCGCGCAAGAGCAATGACACGCCGCGTGCTGCGTTCAGTGTCGAAGAAGTCGTCGACTTAACCATGCAGTTTTATCGCCGTAACTATATAGAAGGGTTATTTCTTAGCTCTGGTATCTTTAAAAGTGGCGACTATACGATGGAACGACTGGTCGAAGTCGCCAAACTTTTGCGTACCCGCGAGCGCTTTAATGGCTATATCCATCTAAAGACCATCCCAGGTGCGTCAAAAGAACTGCTGCTAGAAGCAGGATTATATGCGGATCGTTTGAGCGTCAATATCGAGATTCCGACCAAATCAGGATTGGCTTTGCTTGCACCAGAGAAATCACATGACCAATTAAAAGCACCGATGGAAACGGTAAAAGAAGAGATTATCACCATCCGTGAGAGCCGTAAAACCCATAAGAAAGCGCCTAAGTTCACGCCAGCAGGTCAGACCAGTCAAATGATCGTTGGTGCGAGTAACGAGACTGATTTGCAGGTGATTCAGCTGTCGAGTCACTTCTACAAAACGTATGATCTTAAGCGGGTCTACTACTCAGGTTATGTACCTATGCTCTCTGATAATCGCTTGCCTGCGATTGGAACGCCTGTGCCGATGGTGCGGGAGAACCGTCTGTATCAAGCAGATTGGTTAATGCGCTTTTATGGTTTTGGTGCGCATGAGATTGTGGAGCCAGAATCGCCATTTTTAGATTTGGACTGCGATCCAAAGCTGGCGTGGGCGATACGCCATCGCGAGCATTTCCCAGTCAATATCCAGACAGCGACTTATGAGATGATTGTACGTATCCCAGGTATCGGTACAAAGACTGCCAAGAAAATCGTCAAAGCACGTAAGTTCAATCAATTGACGCTATACCATCTAAAAAAGATGGGCGCTGCGGTCAACCGTGCTAAATACTTCATCGCGACTACTGGCAAAAACGAACACCTTGCTCATTTAACGCGCGATAATTTCCGTCAGTATGTATTGGCTCAAACACAGACCAAGTTTAACGATCAACGTACTGGGCAGTTGGCTTTATTTTAA
- a CDS encoding TIGR03915 family putative DNA repair protein yields the protein MSALMQNDSYAVGQLTPSIVLYEPSFEGWLSAVFYVYANRLQNDMSLKLTAQDCYVPSLIAQATNVVTDEDKAERVLVKLNTLLGRSGMRNILWGFLSEKDDIGTTLFRVVKYAIDYPSRQIMQDLGNLDVLELVQTVKSVGREKHRMEAFVRFEHTTDDIYFARVEPDFNVLPLIGEHFRQRYQDQHWAIYDLTRGYGIYYDKSNSTPSRPAKLQTITDLDDAVLRNPASIHSPDEQRYQKFWQGYFTNVNIKERKNPKLHKQYLPQRYWKYLSEKQVLPNAEHLQKRR from the coding sequence ATGTCAGCACTTATGCAAAATGACTCTTACGCTGTCGGTCAATTGACGCCTAGCATTGTACTGTATGAGCCTAGCTTTGAAGGTTGGCTGAGTGCTGTGTTTTATGTTTATGCCAATCGTCTGCAAAATGATATGTCACTCAAACTAACCGCGCAAGATTGCTATGTGCCATCACTCATCGCTCAGGCGACTAATGTGGTAACTGATGAGGATAAAGCCGAGCGCGTGTTGGTTAAATTAAATACCTTACTGGGTCGCTCAGGCATGCGAAATATCTTATGGGGTTTTTTATCAGAGAAAGACGATATCGGTACGACATTGTTTCGCGTGGTCAAATACGCCATCGACTACCCTAGTCGTCAGATTATGCAAGACCTTGGTAATTTAGACGTTCTCGAATTAGTGCAGACAGTCAAATCTGTCGGGCGCGAAAAACACCGTATGGAAGCGTTTGTACGTTTTGAACATACGACTGATGATATTTATTTTGCACGTGTAGAGCCTGATTTTAATGTACTGCCACTCATCGGAGAGCACTTTCGGCAGCGCTATCAAGATCAACACTGGGCGATCTATGATCTAACGCGGGGCTATGGCATCTATTACGATAAAAGTAATAGCACACCATCACGTCCAGCAAAGCTGCAAACCATCACCGACCTCGATGATGCGGTACTACGCAACCCTGCTAGCATCCATAGTCCTGATGAGCAGCGCTATCAAAAATTTTGGCAAGGTTACTTTACCAACGTCAATATCAAAGAGCGCAAAAACCCCAAGCTGCATAAACAATATCTCCCGCAGCGCTACTGGAAATATTTGAGTGAAAAACAAGTACTACCCAATGCTGAGCATTTACAAAAACGACGCTAA
- a CDS encoding glycosyltransferase family 4 protein, producing the protein MKVMRLLSSLKHDESERGIFHLGRALVKNEHTSIIVSSADEDNDLVRRLKRDGNIYHQLHVNKKSWLSLLQVSALRHLIEKYEPDVIHVHSRTPAWILHLALRRARVRRFPKLVSTMYGFYPINKYSQALLNVDTIITVSDSVTQYLKKGLRIEDVDPKVITRIYRGIDTRRYPYRHNPSVYWLRHTFAEYPELEHKKWLVFPTVIGNEYGQEWLIDILGNLQEQFPNIHVIIMDEDYKDGDVAHEDFRQRTNSLGLAERITYVGSKRNDMREWLSAANIVMALANEPESIGINALQAIHLGTPVIGWDQAAFSEILQPLYPQGLVKKYNANALCKAVRNQLESVTRPEMTNKFTMREMIEKTLEVYQSLHDTALAEEQAEADAIAVRRIKRSLKKASKPALNVAVKNIEPVAKNPKIKLTKEKSKTTDNVDTIETAEDN; encoded by the coding sequence ATGAAAGTTATGCGCTTACTGTCGTCTCTAAAGCATGATGAATCCGAGCGCGGCATTTTTCATCTTGGACGGGCATTGGTCAAAAATGAGCATACCTCTATCATTGTCTCTAGTGCCGATGAAGATAATGACTTGGTTAGACGTCTCAAGCGCGATGGCAATATTTACCATCAGCTACACGTGAATAAAAAGTCTTGGCTATCGCTATTGCAAGTCTCTGCCCTACGGCATTTGATAGAAAAGTACGAGCCTGATGTCATTCATGTACATTCGCGTACCCCTGCATGGATATTGCATTTGGCACTACGCCGCGCACGTGTCAGACGTTTTCCCAAACTGGTCTCGACCATGTATGGTTTTTATCCTATTAATAAGTACTCTCAGGCTCTACTCAATGTTGATACGATAATCACCGTATCTGATAGTGTCACGCAATACTTAAAAAAAGGACTGCGCATCGAAGACGTAGATCCTAAAGTCATCACACGTATCTATCGTGGTATCGATACTCGGCGCTACCCTTATCGTCATAACCCTTCGGTTTATTGGTTACGTCATACCTTTGCTGAATACCCTGAGCTTGAGCACAAAAAATGGCTCGTATTCCCAACCGTCATCGGTAATGAGTACGGGCAAGAATGGCTGATAGATATTTTGGGTAACCTGCAAGAACAGTTCCCCAATATTCATGTCATTATTATGGATGAAGACTATAAAGACGGCGATGTCGCTCATGAAGACTTTCGCCAACGTACTAACAGCTTGGGATTGGCTGAACGTATTACCTATGTGGGCAGCAAGCGTAATGATATGCGGGAATGGCTATCGGCGGCTAATATCGTCATGGCACTTGCCAATGAGCCCGAGTCAATCGGTATCAATGCCCTACAAGCCATACATTTAGGTACGCCAGTTATTGGTTGGGATCAAGCTGCCTTTAGCGAGATTTTACAACCGCTCTACCCGCAAGGCTTGGTAAAAAAGTACAATGCCAATGCGCTTTGTAAAGCCGTTAGAAACCAGCTAGAGAGTGTGACGCGTCCTGAAATGACCAACAAATTCACCATGCGTGAGATGATTGAAAAGACGCTTGAAGTATATCAAAGCTTACATGATACGGCGCTTGCCGAAGAACAAGCCGAAGCAGATGCTATCGCAGTTCGACGCATCAAACGCAGTCTAAAAAAAGCATCTAAACCTGCCCTGAATGTCGCCGTGAAAAATATCGAACCTGTTGCTAAGAATCCAAAAATAAAGCTGACTAAAGAAAAATCGAAGACAACGGATAATGTCGATACGATAGAAACAGCAGAAGACAATTAA
- a CDS encoding agmatine deiminase family protein — translation MICNDAVIVPQYDDINDALAIEQLEKVFPHHQVVGVRTREIVFGGGNIHCITQQQPKPSFKGNN, via the coding sequence TTGATTTGTAATGACGCGGTCATCGTACCGCAATATGATGATATAAATGATGCACTCGCCATCGAGCAGCTTGAAAAAGTCTTTCCTCATCATCAGGTAGTGGGAGTACGAACAAGAGAGATTGTTTTTGGTGGCGGTAATATTCACTGTATTACGCAGCAGCAACCAAAACCATCGTTCAAAGGCAATAACTAA